The following are from one region of the Aspergillus luchuensis IFO 4308 DNA, chromosome 4, nearly complete sequence genome:
- a CDS encoding emp24/gp25L/p24 family protein (COG:U;~EggNog:ENOG410PK0H;~InterPro:IPR015720,IPR009038,IPR036598;~PFAM:PF01105;~SECRETED:SignalP(1-20);~TransMembrane:1 (n4-15c20/21o176-202i)), whose amino-acid sequence MRFAALVIGLLATFVSSVAATALTYRLEANEKACFYNYVDQRNVKLAFYFAVQSGGSFDIDYSVVGPGEKVVLDGTKERQGDFVFTAQSIGEYRFCFNNDMSTFAEKIVDFEIAVENEERAQLPSRQGASPEQASALEESIFKLSAQLSTITRNQKYFRTRENRNFSTVRSTERRIFNFSVIEGLMMVSMAALQVFVVRFFFQGARKGYV is encoded by the exons ATGCGCTTCGCAGCCCTGGTTATCGGCCTCCTGGCCACCTTTGTTTCGTCTGTGGCTGCCACGGCCCTGACCTACCGCCTCGAGGCCAACGAGAAAGCGTGTTTCTACAACTATGTCGACCAGAGGAACGTGAAGCTCGCTTTCTACTTTGCT GTCCAATCCGGCGGTTCCTTCGATATCGATTACTCCGTTGTCGGACCCGGCGAGAAGGTGGTCCTGGATGGCACCAAGGAAAGACAGGGTGATTTTGTGTTCACGGCCCAGAGCATTGGCGAGTACCGGTTCTGCTTCAACAATGACATGTCGACCTTTGCGGAGAAGATTGTCGATTTCGAGATCGCG GTCGAGAATGAGGAACGCGCACAACTGCCCTCCCGCCAGGGTGCTAGCCCCGAGCAGGCCTCCGCTCTCGAGGAGTCGATCTTCAAGCTGTCCGCTcagctctccaccatcacccgcAACCAAAAGTACTTCCGCACGAGAGAGAACCGCAACTTCAGCACCGTTCGTAGTACGGAGCGTCGGATTTTCAACTTTAGCGTGATTGAGGGCTTGATGATGGTTTCCATGGCCGCACTGCAGGTGTTCGTTGTgaggttcttcttccagggtgCTAGGAAAG GTTACGTGTGA